From a single Pseudophryne corroboree isolate aPseCor3 chromosome 6, aPseCor3.hap2, whole genome shotgun sequence genomic region:
- the LOC134933951 gene encoding olfactory receptor 5B12-like yields the protein MNSTQVRVFVFSGLTDNGELAPFLFIFFLHAYMVTLLGNIGMMAIVHISSNLHTPMYFLLSYLSLVDVFYSSVITPKMLSDLISTRKTISFVGCALQFFCFAAMASTEAFLLSNMAYDRYVAICKPLHYVSIMTKKKCVSLVVLSFSVGFLQSLVQTSCIFSLQFCSSNLIDHYCCDVPPMLTLSCSDTFSCEMITVFIMCSCGIGSLVTIIISYTLIVSSIVQMKSAEGRQKVFRTCSSHLTSVCILFGTVFFIYLRPPDSAFGKWDKVVSVFYTVITPMLNPLIYSLRNQEVKRTIVEDVLKVRRCQ from the coding sequence ATGAACAGTACACAAGTGAGAGTGTTTGTGTTTTCTGGACTCACTGATAATGGAGAACTTGCCCCATTCCTCTTCATATTCTTCTTACATGCCTACATGGTGACTTTATTGGGAAACATTGGCATGATGGCCATTGTCCATATCAGCTCCAACCTCCACACCCCGATGTACTTCCTCCTGAGCTACCTCTCCCTGGTGGAtgttttctactcctcagttataaCTCCTAAAAtgctctctgaccttatctccacgAGGAAGACCATCTCATTTGTTGGGTGTGCCCTTCAGTTTTTCTGCTTTGCTGCTATGGCATCTACTGAAGCTTTCCTTCTATCAAACATGGCGTATGACCGATATGTCGCTATCTGCAAACCTCTCCACTATGTCTCAATAATGACTAAGAAAAAATGTGTGTCTCTGGTTGTCTTGTCATTCTCTGTTGGGTTCTTGCAGTCATTAGTGCAGACCAGCTGTATATTCAGTCTCCAGTTCTGCAGTTCGAACCTTATAGACCACTATTGTTGTGATGTGCCTCCAATGCTCACATTGTCCTgctctgacactttctcctgtgaaATGATAACTGTATTTATCATGTGTTCTTGTGGCATAGGCTCCCTGGTGACAATCATAATCTCATACACTCTTATTGTTTCTTCCATTGTACAAATGAAGTCTGCTGAGGGCAGGCAGAAAGTGTTCCGTACCTGCTCCTCACATCTCACCTCAGTCTGTATCTTATTTGGGACTGTTTTCTTCATTTATCTGCGACCTCCTGACAGTGCCTTTGGGAAATGGGACAAAGTGGTCTCTGTCTTTTACACTGTAATAACACCAATGCTGAATCCACTCATCTACAGCCTGAGGAACCAAGAGGTGAAAAGGACCATTGTGGAGGATGTACTCAAAGTTCGCCGATGCCAGTAG